From the genome of Methanofollis sp. UBA420:
TCCCACGCATATGGGCAGCACGATCCGAGCGTCCGAATACTGGGACTGGAGAGAGGAGTTCACCGACCTTGGCGACGACCCTGTCGCATCGTTGATAGAGAAACTCGCCGACGACGATATCGCCGTGCGGTGGAAGGCCGCGTGGGCCCTCGGCCATCTCGGCGACAGCCGCGCCGTCGACCCTCTCATCGCCTCCCTGGACTTCGCCGGCCCCATGGTCGTGGGAGAAGGGGTATTCACCCTGAACATGGCCGCCGCCTGGGCCCTCGGGAAACTGAAAGACCCGCGGGCTGTCGAACCTCTCATCCGGGGCCTTTCAAGCGCCTGCTCCGACTATGTCTGGGTCGCGGCCTGGGCCCTCGGCGAGATCGGGGACACGCGTGCGGTCGGACCCCTGCAGGAGGCGCGGGAGAGGGACGAGTTCGAGTGCGTCTGGCAGGGCGACGCCTCGTGGAGCGAGCGGGTGTCCGACCCTGCGGAGAATGTCGTCCTCACCGCCATCACGGGGCGGACGTTCCACGGCCCGGAGACGCCGGTCGAGAAGGCGCTCGAAAAACTGGGCGAAAAAAAGGATTACACCTGATCAGGCCCGCATCGCCCCGGCGATGGCCCCCCCGATAAAGGCGAGGATGCCGAGGTACAGGAAGACGCCGACGACGAG
Proteins encoded in this window:
- a CDS encoding HEAT repeat domain-containing protein, coding for MGSTIRASEYWDWREEFTDLGDDPVASLIEKLADDDIAVRWKAAWALGHLGDSRAVDPLIASLDFAGPMVVGEGVFTLNMAAAWALGKLKDPRAVEPLIRGLSSACSDYVWVAAWALGEIGDTRAVGPLQEARERDEFECVWQGDASWSERVSDPAENVVLTAITGRTFHGPETPVEKALEKLGEKKDYT